One genomic window of Sphingopyxis sp. OPL5 includes the following:
- a CDS encoding efflux transporter outer membrane subunit produces MTRNLILAAASMLALSACTVGPRYVSPVPAAPSQAPFLEAGKSPAFSGEQPPGPWWSLFGDPLLDQLVGEALTANTDLRVAAANLAQARAVLRESRAGRLPTTTVGAGGTYARQANPLGAGSIEGDSYDVGLDIGYQVDLFGRVESAIRASRADADAVQAAFDLTRITVAAETTRAYTDVCSFNRQIAVAEDTLRIQQQTFDLTRRLFEGGRATRLETGQAGALLEQTRATIPTLTAQRAAALYRLAVLTGKPPAEAPAAVLACQAPPELNRPIPVGDGASLLARRPDIRRAERQLAAAAARVNVATADLYPSISLGGSVGSTASSISGLGKSDGFRFSLGPLISWSFPNMEVARSRLKQAEAGADGALASFDGTWLTALQESESALANYAGELDRLAALRRAAAEAGDAARIARLRYQAGRENFQVVLDAERTLASINASIAQSEQTRATNLVSLFLALGGGWQDGGA; encoded by the coding sequence ATGACCCGCAACCTGATCCTTGCCGCCGCGAGCATGCTGGCGCTGTCGGCCTGTACCGTCGGCCCCCGCTATGTCTCGCCGGTTCCCGCGGCGCCGTCGCAGGCGCCCTTCCTCGAAGCCGGCAAGTCGCCCGCCTTCAGCGGCGAACAGCCGCCGGGTCCATGGTGGAGCCTGTTCGGCGACCCGTTGCTCGACCAGCTCGTCGGTGAAGCGCTCACGGCGAACACCGATCTTCGCGTCGCCGCCGCCAATCTGGCGCAGGCGCGCGCGGTGCTGCGCGAATCGCGGGCCGGCCGCCTGCCGACGACGACGGTGGGCGCCGGCGGCACCTATGCGCGCCAGGCGAACCCGCTCGGCGCCGGCTCGATCGAGGGCGACAGCTATGACGTCGGGCTCGACATCGGCTATCAGGTCGACCTGTTCGGCCGCGTCGAAAGCGCGATCCGCGCCAGCCGCGCCGACGCCGATGCGGTACAGGCGGCGTTCGACCTGACCCGCATCACCGTCGCCGCCGAAACGACGCGCGCTTACACCGACGTCTGTTCGTTCAACCGCCAGATCGCGGTCGCCGAGGACACGCTGCGCATCCAGCAGCAGACCTTCGACCTCACCCGCCGCCTGTTCGAGGGTGGCCGCGCGACGCGGCTCGAGACCGGACAGGCGGGCGCACTGCTCGAACAGACGCGGGCGACGATCCCGACGCTGACCGCGCAGCGCGCCGCCGCGCTCTATCGCCTCGCGGTGCTCACCGGCAAGCCGCCCGCCGAAGCGCCCGCTGCCGTGCTCGCCTGCCAGGCGCCGCCCGAATTGAACCGCCCGATCCCCGTCGGCGACGGTGCGTCGCTGCTTGCTCGGCGCCCCGACATCCGCCGCGCCGAGCGCCAGCTCGCCGCAGCGGCGGCGCGGGTCAATGTCGCGACCGCCGATCTGTACCCGAGCATCAGCCTCGGCGGCTCGGTCGGCTCGACCGCCAGCTCGATCTCGGGACTCGGCAAGTCCGACGGCTTCCGCTTCTCGCTCGGCCCGCTGATCTCGTGGAGCTTCCCGAACATGGAGGTCGCGCGGTCGCGGCTGAAACAGGCCGAAGCCGGGGCCGATGGCGCGCTCGCGAGTTTCGACGGCACCTGGCTGACCGCGCTGCAGGAAAGCGAAAGCGCGCTCGCCAATTATGCGGGCGAACTCGACCGGCTCGCGGCGCTGCGCCGCGCGGCGGCCGAGGCCGGCGACGCCGCCCGCATCGCGCGGCTGCGCTATCAGGCGGGACGCGAGAATTTCCAGGTCGTGCTCGATGCCGAGCGGACGCTGGCATCGATCAACGCGAGCATCGCCCAGTCCGAACAGACCCGCGCGACGAACCTCGTCTCGCTGTTCCTCGCGCTGGGCGGCGGCTGGCAGGACGGCGGCGCCTAA